GCTTAAGCACCAATAACACATTCAGGCATTTCCCCAGCGAGCAGCTGACAATACAGAGAGAAGAGACTGATCACTAGAAAGAAAACCATTCCTGAAAATGGTCTTTATTTTGCTAGCTGTGTCTGGGCTTGTCGTTTGCCTTTATCAGTGCATATACTATGCTTTCTTTTCAGGGGTTTTCTGTAAAAGTCCTACCAGGCTGCAGGGAAAGACAGTAATCATAACCGGTAAGGGattctttttattctttttattaaaAGTATTTTCTAAATCCTCATTAATGTCATTCAAAGTTCTTTCAAAGTGTTTATCTGTAATATAGCATGTATCCACTTCATGCACCAACCTTTTGTGTGGTTCCTTTTGGACTTTCTGCTACAAATGTTTGCAACAGAATCCTAGTTTTTGGGGTATTTGTTTCTTTGGTCCTAGGTTTTGAAGCTTTATTTCTCCGACATGGTCTTAGTTTGAGAACTCACCCAGAAAGACTGGTTTGTGGATAATGTTCAGTGAATGTAGCAAGTCTGAGAAAATAGATTAGTTTTTCTCTTTACATTATGTTTCACGTCTGTATTGAGCTCCACTCATCACCACAGACATCTACAGCATTGACAGATAATGTCTCTTAATCATTGTGATCcttatttttctttgattttgcgGCAGGATTTTCAGCTGGTTTCAAAGACATCGATTATGTCAATGTTGttgtctttttcttcttcaactagAGCTGTATTGTATTGCTTTTCCAGGCCGTCTAGTTGGTAGTCAAACATTTCTAATGTGTTTAAAGTCCGGCCAGTGAAAGAACTGCACTGTGCAAGTCACTGCGCTCTAATCTCAGCCCGCCTCTCCTCCAGGGGGCAACACTGGCATTGGGAAGGCCACTGCTGTGGACCTGGCCAGGAGAGGGGCGAGGGTTATCCTGGCCTGCCGCAATAAGCAGAGGGCAGAGGCTGCAGTCCTCGACATCAAGAAGGTGAGACACACAGATAAGAACAAGTGTGGCAACATTAAAATGCTGCTTGACAGGAATTATGTGGCCGCTTGAGTCTGGCCCAGGTTTACAATCCTGTCCTGCCTCAAAGTCTCAATATCAATCTCCATCTGTAATCTCATCTCCCACCATAACAGCCTAATAAACTCAGCTAACAGGCTTCTCTGGTCTCTGCTGTGATTCAGGACAGTGGCAGCAGTGCGGTGGTGTTCATGCAGCTGGACCTGGCCAGCCTGCAGTCCGTGCGCTCGTTCGCCGAGACGTTCCTGAAGACCGAGCCCCGGCTGGACCTGCTCATCAATAACGCAGGTGAGACCGAGAGAGGAGAGCTGCTGGACTGGAGGCCTGCCTCTCTCTGCACCACTGCTACCCCACTTCCACACACAGGACCTGCGCTGGACTATTGCTTAGCAGCAGCTCTCTTCAGATCCAGTCCTGGAGAACCTGATTGCTTCTGTGCTTTCCTCCACCTGAGCTCATTCGTTAGCTGAACTGATTTCCCCCTGATCTGAACCAGTTTAAACCCCTCTCCTAGATCTAATGCAGGTGCTGACCAAAcctgctggattgtggccctGGAGGACCGGTTTGGAAGATCACTGGTCAAGAGCTTCCTCTACTGAGACGTTTGCTCCCCTCATAAAACTTCTCTTTCATTTTTGACCCGGTTCAAACGTGTGCTCAGCTGGTTCCAGGTGAACATGCATGCAGCATGGATGATGTctattttacacatttattaGGAGGAACATGTGCATGTAACTATAAGGAAATTATGTAATCAGGGCCAACTCTTGTGATCTCCTGGTGTAGGTGTGGTTGACGCTGGCAGGACTGTAGATGGCTTCGGTCTGATGTTTGGAGTCAACCACCTGGGCCACTTCCTGCTCACCTGCCTGCTCCTGGACCGGCTGAAGGAAGGGGACCCGAGCCGTGTGATCAATGTGTCCTCCATGACCCATCGTTGGGGGCAGATTGACTTTGACTGCATCAACACCCACAAAGCCCTGGGGCTGGGAGACTCCTTTTCTGGGATTTTTAAGACCTACAGCCACAGCAAGCTCTGCAATGTGCTGTTCACCCATGAGCTGGCCAAGAGGCTGCAGGGCACCAACGTCACCTGCTACAGTCTGCACCCGGGTCAGTGTGGGACTCAAAGGACAGATGTTTTTGGGATTTTGTTCTGTGACAATGTACTGAAGCTACTGTAAATTGTTTTGCTTAAGGGGAgaaaacacaagaaacattaGAGAGCTATGTGATAGTGCTGCTTGTTCCTCTTTAAGCATGTCACTGAGTGTTGGATGTGTCTAAACGGTTTCCCTGTTTTTGCTGTCCTCAGGGTCAGTGAAAACTGAGTTAACACGAAATGCAAGTCTTCTGGAAAATTTAATACTCAAGCTCATGGCCTGGCTGTTCTTCCTGGACACAAAGGCCGGTGCCCAGACCACCCTGCACTGTGCGCTCAAGAAGGGCATCGAGCCGCTCAGCGGGCAATACTTCTCCTGCTGCGCTGTGGAGGAGGTGGACGCCAAGGCCCGGGACGACGCCGTGGCCAAGAAGCTGTGGGAGGTCAGTGAGAGGCTGACCGGCCTGGcctgagcagagagagagggagagaggggctcCAGGGCTAGCGGCAGAGAGGGATACTGCCTCTTTCCATTCTGCTCTGCTTAACACAGATTCTCTTTGGACAATTCAATATTTGTGGTATAGTTTTGTAATGGTACATTTTCCTATGAAATACCTGTGATGACAACATAAATTTCACAAAACGCAAGTATGAATTTATTCTGAATAAAATGCAGACATACAAGTGTTTGgatcttcttttttttatataacaatTCTTTGTGTCCTGAATATGAGCTAATTATAAtgtgtatttcaaaatgttatGAGCTGTcactgattttagttttttttcatgGGGTTAGGTAACTAAAGGTTATAAGTGGTAAAACAAATATGACCCCTTTCTTATTTGATGGTCTTAATACATAAGaaatgttattcatatttgtatagtagtagtactatacctatgtattattttgatgtgAAGATTTAACATGTCATAAATTAATATTACTTCACTCATAACATGTTGATATGGGGCAGGTTTACTTTTTGGTGTTTTATAAGCAGGAGTGCTGAGCTGGAATTAATCGTTGATTCGGTGGCTGAGAATCCAAGTTGAAACAAACCAGCAAGGGGTTCATTGTGACCGAATGAGACCCGTATGGCAAGACGTTAAATCCATAATCCATAATTACTGATATCGAACATTGGATTTTCGATATCAAAAATTCAATTTCtcatatcaaaaatacaattgttgatatcagaaactgtatggattaaatgtcacaaggCCTTGTCCCAGCCCCAAGCACCTCCACGCATCTGACCCGAGTCAGAGCCAAACCTCTGAGTCCCGCACTAATGCGCATGCTCTCAAACCCAACTCCGGAAAGATGGGAAAACCCAGAGTCTAACCAGAGATAATATAATAAGAAAATGGTCTCCTTATGCGCCACTGCTTTATGTGTctcacattaaattaaattaatataatacgaaataaataaataaccgagctctcaattacttaattgaacccttaattgaagtaatcatttgcttacatttgactttttaaattgtgtaactaatACAAATTTGGTTTCTTAATAAGATAGttagttccttatacaattttattctCACCTTAAAACATCCACTGTtgaaggctctgatttaggaaaatattacttcaattaaggcttcaattaagtaattgagagctcagctggaacaaagaGAGCGGgctaggggctcctccaggaccagggttgaggaCCACTGCTCTGCTGTCACTAGGATCTTTGAAACGTTTAATTCCAAaccacttaattgaactaattacaTTATGTGAACACGTTTCCTCGTTTTCTTCTCCCTGGCTATTAAAGATGAGTTTAAAAGCTGTGAGAATGAGACTTTCAATGGCAAGGGGCTGAGGATGGCTGGTGTAGTCCAGGGTGTGTCTTGACTGTTTTTCTGAAGTGGAAACCAAACACTGAAACCAGTTTTGCAATAGTGGTGTCTGGTCAGCCTCATTAAAGAGGTTTTTGTGAGAACGGATCTAAATAAACGCTTAGGTCTACAATCTGCGTGAAGAGTTCATTGATTGACATTTGACCCAATTAAATAAAGCGCAACAGCACAGTGCCAGGATTGGAGCGGCTCTAACGTAACAGGTGCTGTGACTAAATCAAAGGAGGGTCCCTCTCACCTGGAACCGGTTTATCCGCCGTGCAGGCCTGAGCTCTGAACACAGGCGCCCACACTGACAAACCGGTCAAACGGCCCGGGACGTACGAGGAAGGCAGGTCTTTGTGTGGGAGAGACGGAGAGCAGCCTTTGCGCCCGCATTGTGGGCTCTGTCCCGGACGCGCAGGGGCCGCAATGTGGGCTGCGGTGGCTGCGGTGGCGGCGCTGATTGCGGGAGCCTATGCGCTCCTGCAAAACACCCTCTTCAAAAGGGCGAGATGTGCCAGCAATGCTGACATGACTGGAAAGACGGCGATTATAACCGGTAAAACCCAATGCATACCTGCTTCGTTAAACTATGGCTATATTTCATGAATGGGCGAGACGAACAttgctttcttttctagaaGCACCATAGTCTATGAAAACGCGTTGGTTGATAATGTGCGTGATTTAAATGACGAGTATATGGCACAATAGGTAAGTATCGTGTCCCGCAGGTGCACCGGCAATTTAAAAGTTGCAAAACCTATTCTGCTTCACACGCATTCATGGAGGATCGCAGGTCCGGGATATTGGCATTGGCAGAATCCATCAAGATTGTTCCTCTGGTTACAGTCGGTGttgaattaataatattatgtgAATAGGCCTGTTGCATTTCCAGAGTCTTTAAGCTACCAGGATATTAATTTGAATCAATTAAAGGGAAAGCTGTTGGACAATCAAATCTTAACTTGCTTTATTCTGTTTTATACCTGAGGACCCGTTGGGACCCGAGCAATCGCATTCAAGCATCATCGGGGGGAAACGCTGTTATTAATTACAACCATTGTATCGCATATGTGGTACAATGACTTCTCATTTGAACTAATGCTGCACACTTGTTGCTGCCTCCTGTGTCTACGCCCTGGTGAGGATTGTACCGGGCTCTGTAGTGCGCCAAAATACACGCCAATGCACAAACATGTGACGCCTCTAAAATCAAACCGCAATTTCCTTTAAAGTGTTTTGCATGAATCAATACAATTACATGGCATTTCAAAGACTCACTAAAGTCACAGGTTGTACCTTAAATCTGATGTATTgatttgaaatattaaataGTGCTTACGGGCTCTGGACATCGCAGTCTCTGTGGTAATGTTTCACAGCATTGATATTCGACCTATCCTTTGACCGCTCTCTCTCTATGCCAGGGGGCAACACCGGCATCGGCAAGGCCACGGCGCTGGAGCTGGCCAGGAGAGGGGCGAGGGTCATTCTCGCCTGCCGCAACAAGCAGAGGGCCGAGGCCGCTGTCCACGACATCAGGAGGGTAAGAGACCCTGTATTACAGCAGAGGAGTCCACTGTTTCTCATGTACTTGTATGAATAAAGTAAACGTATTCAGCGGTTCCTTAGTGTCCCGTTGTGCTCTGGGTTAATCAAGTCAAATACGGCTTTGATTCTGAATAAATGGGGCCTGGAGGATGCTTTGTGCTCATGCCGTGCCCTCTGACCACTGGCTTGTGATTCAGGACAGTGGCAGCAGTGCGGTGGTGTTCATGCAGCTGGACCTGGCCAGCCTGCAGTCCGTGCGCTCTTTCGCCGAGACGTTCCTGAAGACCGAGCCCCGGCTGGACCTGCTCATCAATAACGCGGGTGAGGCCGAGAGAACGTCACCGTAAAATATAGGGAAATCTGAAATTCAATCTGATCGTTTAATTCTGTCTCTGTGGTGCAGGACTGGTGGCAGACGGGAGGACGGAGGATGGCTTCGGGATTGAGTTTGGCGTCAATCACCTGGGTCACTTCCTGCTGACCTGTCTGCTCCTGCCACGCCTCAAAGAAGGCGGAGCGAGCCGTGTGGTCACTCTGTCCTCCCTGGCCCATATCTGGGGCAGGATCGACTTTGACAACCTCAACAGCAAAAGGGACCTTGGCACGGGCAAGTACAGCTGGCAGTTCTTCAGCGCCTACTGCAACAGCAAGCTCTGCAATGTGCTGTTCACTCATGAGCTGGCCAAGAGGCTGCAGGGCACCAACGTCACCTGCTACTGCGTCCACccaggtcagtgtgtgtgcgagtgtgtgtgcgagtgtgtgtgcgagtgtgtggcTCTGTCTGAACGGGTTTCCCCTCTCTTTGCTGTCCTCAGGAGTAGTGAGAACAGAGTTATCCCGGAATTGCAGTCTATGGCAGAAAGTGTTCATCAAGCCCATTTCCAAACTGTTCTTCCTGGACGCAGAGGAAGGTGCCCAGACCACCCTGCACTGTGCACTGCAGGAGAGCATTGAGCCGCTCAGCGGGCGCTACTTCTCCTGCTGCGCCGTGCAGGAGGTGGGAGCCAAGGCCCGGGACGACGCCGTGGCCAAGAAGCTGTGGGAGGTCAGTGAGAGGCTGACCGGCCTGGcctgagcagagagagaggctcCAGGGCTGAGTGTGGAGAGGAGCGGGCGCAGTCGCTGTCTGGAGCGCCACAGGGCTGGGTTGGGGTTTCTGCTCAAGTGTTAGTTTGGATCAGATGCAACGACCAAAGAAGATGAACAAAACTGACCAAAGAAcctgttatgtgtgtgtgtgtgtgtgtgtatatgtatgtgtgtaatatatatacacatgtgtgtgtttgtatgtataaggGGATaaacatttgtgtatttttattttattctagttgtcttttttttttttgccaaccATGCCTCAGTTTGACTCGTATGCGTGCATATATTTGGAAGAACTGTGCAACAGCCGACGACTTGAAATGTACAATGGGAAAGAGACCATGCTTAGGTCACCTGTAGCTGCTGAGCTCTGCAGCAAACCACAGTGTGATGCGAGATGATGTTTCCTCTCCGTGATGAAACCCATGCATCTGCACACAATGGACCAGCAGCACAAACTGACTCCATGTGCTTGAACCCGGGATCTGTAATCTGCGGGGCTGAGGTTCAGGGTCAGATTACGTGGTACCTGCTGGTCTCATGACTGTTTCAAATCGCTGCCCGATTACACAACCTGGAGTCCCTGTGATGGACGTTTGAACCAATGATCGTAAACTGCTTCCCAGTGCAAGGGCAAGCTGCTGCTGGTGTCGGATGAAACTTGGTGTTGGGATGTGCTCCGAGGAAAGAAGACGCCTTCGCGAGGTTCGTTGGCTGCAGTGAGTGAAGGATACACAGGCTGCTAGCCTTTATGGATGTTGTTTGTggaatacatgtttaaaaaataataattgtggcaGTTTGTGATGTGTAGCTATTTTTGTGTCGCAGCTATCATGCGTTAGTCTGTGACTTGGTatgctggttttgtttttaattactgcAGTAACAATCGCaatgaattaaaatgtgtaCCTGTACTGTTCCTCGTTTTCTTGTTTCCACCGAAGGGAATACAAATGTTTCGAAgatcaggaaaaaataaaaatgacaaactaaaacaaacgtGTAGCCGATTGTTTTTGACTGAATCGCATTGGCTTGCTCGTCttcattgaacccttaattgaagtcggtgagagagcagcagggtagggggtcctccagggctgACAACCACTGGTCAAGTCTTGAGAACCTTTTGCTCTCCCTGGAATTCATGAAGGTCCCTAGTGTGGCCCTCACACCCAGTCTTCATCAGTACTGTTAGACACGTTGCCCTGAAGGTATTGTTTCAGAATCTGGTCCTCAATGGGACTCGTTCTCTCTGCCCAGGATAATGTGGAGTCTCGTGCTCCTGTATTATATTTCACCCACTGAAATGGAGGTGGCACACGACCATACACAAACAAGACCTCGATCCACCTGCCATTCGAAAATCCCACTCACTGAGGGCAGCTTTTGCCAATAGAATAAAGGAGTTCAGGTGCATTTGGTGGAAGTCCTGAGGCAATGGGTGGGGTGAAGTTTTGATGTCATATGCCGGTCTTGAGTGCCACATCCCATTGACTTCTATCTGCTGCCAGTTTTAGGGCTGCACCCCTTTCCctcaatttgatttgattttcctGCTCACTCAGTCTAACCAGCAGTTTTTCAAAGGGTTGAAGCTACACTGCAAATGAACAAAACTAACCTGGTttagaccagtggttcccaaaccggtcctgggggaccccctaccctgccggattttgttccaactgagctctcaattacttaattgaacccttaattgaactaatttcctaaatcagacttaattattttaaacagtaggggttttaagttaagtatcgaattattttaaacctattgaagaaacaactattttcttacacaatttaaagtaaaatctaagcagattgttacttcaattaaggttcaattaagtaattgagagctcggttggaacaaaaaccagcacgATAGGCGgtccccaggaccggtttgggaaccactggtttaGACTGTAATCTAGCTACCGACCCAGTATTTACTGACGGCTATCAATTACCCATCGGCGTGTGTCAATTTGGATGCAAATCGGATGGACAAAATCAATATTGTGGTCAACGTGGGCTACCGTAGAAAGCCAGCATCTTCATGTGGAGACCTCTAGTGGGGAGGGTCGGTATTACACATTCGTCTGCAAAACAGGAAGCGACGGGAGAAGTGGCGCAAGTGAGCAGCTGGAGTCTCGGAGCTGCATTTACACCAAGTTTGCATCGGACGGAGCCATGGCGGACTTGCTCACCGGCTTGACGGTGCTCATCCTggtttatgtattgatttactACACTCTGATCAAAGGCTCTGTGTGTAAGAGCCCGGCGGTGCTGAAGGGGAAGACGGCGATTGTGACCGGTATGTACTGGGAGATGGTGCACAGAGCAGCGCCGGTGCAGtagcgcagattcccgcagatctgcacaatctcCCCCGTcctattggtggagccgcgcagatctgcagacctgcggacatctgcgtTGTTTGGGTTTGTTTCCTCCTCGGGTGTGCAGCGGGCAAGTGTCTTCCTGTGTCTGCGGAACTggttttgtggatttttttaaTGCACCTTGCAGGTATTTAAAAGCATACAGTCTGCGTGTTGTATTTGGTcttgtgtggtgggggggcggTTAATAACGGCACAGACACGGTCTCAGTGTGACGTCAGCTGGGGGTGCTGCTGTGAGGCTGTGCAGGTGTGCAGGTTCATGCTGGTGTGACCCTCTCCCGTCCACTATGTCCACTAATGTAGACTAACTTACTCTGTCAATAACACGGTGGTCTTCACTAAAGCGCCTCGCATTCATTTCCGAGATCTGGACACAGTGTTGGGCCGCCTGTCCTCCGTCCGCTTCATCACGGAACACATCAGAGCAACTCGACTGATCCACCGCAGGATGCGTCTCGCATGTGACAGTACTTTGCACAATATATGATTTACTAtgtcttgttttgtatggtagtATAGGTCATTATCAATGATAGTTTTTAGGTTTGTGCAAGTTAGCAGTTAGGTTAGGAGCAGATCGCATAAGTGCTAGTAAGTGAATAGTAGTTGTAGTACAGAAGCAGGTGTGTTAGTGTCCATTATAGTATGTAAGTAAAAGATATTGGTATGAGAATTAGTGATGATGCAGCAGTATTTATGTAacagtactgcactgtactacagtATTCTGCACTACACTCTACAGTATTAACCTAATTTACTCTAATGTGCAAACTATCACTGAGATTAACCTGCATGCTACTATAGCAAATTATAGAAATTCAGTAATATACTGTGCAAAATGTACTGTCAAAGACAGACAAAGTATCTTATTAATACTAACTACTAGtagtaatatttaataataattgtgtctgtTAATTGAAATAATCGTAATGGAATATAGGTTTGCATCAGTGATAGTATGTAACCGTAAGTAGGTTAGTAGCTGTAGTATAGTAGCAGGTATTATACTAAATTatcattcataaaaaataattccATATTCTTATACAAAATTGCATAC
This sequence is a window from Amia ocellicauda isolate fAmiCal2 chromosome 22, fAmiCal2.hap1, whole genome shotgun sequence. Protein-coding genes within it:
- the LOC136718095 gene encoding dehydrogenase/reductase SDR family member 13; the protein is MVFILLAVSGLVVCLYQCIYYAFFSGVFCKSPTRLQGKTVIITGGNTGIGKATAVDLARRGARVILACRNKQRAEAAVLDIKKDSGSSAVVFMQLDLASLQSVRSFAETFLKTEPRLDLLINNAGVVDAGRTVDGFGLMFGVNHLGHFLLTCLLLDRLKEGDPSRVINVSSMTHRWGQIDFDCINTHKALGLGDSFSGIFKTYSHSKLCNVLFTHELAKRLQGTNVTCYSLHPGSVKTELTRNASLLENLILKLMAWLFFLDTKAGAQTTLHCALKKGIEPLSGQYFSCCAVEEVDAKARDDAVAKKLWEVSERLTGLA
- the LOC136718097 gene encoding dehydrogenase/reductase SDR family member 13 isoform X2, producing MWAAVAAVAALIAGAYALLQNTLFKRARCASNADMTGKTAIITGGNTGIGKATALELARRGARVILACRNKQRAEAAVHDIRRDSGSSAVVFMQLDLASLQSVRSFAETFLKTEPRLDLLINNAGLVADGRTEDGFGIEFGVNHLGHFLLTCLLLPRLKEGGASRVVTLSSLAHIWGRIDFDNLNSKRDLGTGKYSWQFFSAYCNSKLCNVLFTHELAKRLQGTNVTCYCVHPGVVRTELSRNCSLWQKVFIKPISKLFFLDAEEGAQTTLHCALQESIEPLSGRYFSCCAVQEVGAKARDDAVAKKLWEVSERLTGLA
- the LOC136718097 gene encoding retinol dehydrogenase 12 isoform X1 — its product is MWAAVAAVAALIAGAYALLQNTLFKRARCASNADMTGKTAIITGPVGTRAIAFKHHRGETLLLITTIVSHMWYNDFSFELMLHTCCCLLCLRPGGNTGIGKATALELARRGARVILACRNKQRAEAAVHDIRRDSGSSAVVFMQLDLASLQSVRSFAETFLKTEPRLDLLINNAGLVADGRTEDGFGIEFGVNHLGHFLLTCLLLPRLKEGGASRVVTLSSLAHIWGRIDFDNLNSKRDLGTGKYSWQFFSAYCNSKLCNVLFTHELAKRLQGTNVTCYCVHPGVVRTELSRNCSLWQKVFIKPISKLFFLDAEEGAQTTLHCALQESIEPLSGRYFSCCAVQEVGAKARDDAVAKKLWEVSERLTGLA